One stretch of Oncorhynchus clarkii lewisi isolate Uvic-CL-2024 chromosome 1, UVic_Ocla_1.0, whole genome shotgun sequence DNA includes these proteins:
- the LOC139408988 gene encoding N6-Methyl-AMP deaminase isoform X1, with amino-acid sequence MMSSKEALSLMVGLEIHPQELHAHLNGSVSFSTIEKLVARKPHLNIEHGMTAIRSGQRRTLDECFQVFKVIHQLVDTEEDILMVAKDVIREFAADGVKYLELRSTPRKEKTTGMTKRRYVETVIEAIRQCKNEGVDIEVRFLVAVDRRNGAEVAMETVKLAEDFMLSTGGLVVGLDLSGDPTVGHGRDLLPALQKAKNCGLKLSLHLSEVPSQADESELLLNIPPDRIGHGTFLHPEVGGSQSLVDKVRKHNTPLELCLTSNVKGQTVSSYSQHHFLYWYQMGHPSVLCTDDKGVFCTDLSQEYQLAASTFNLSQEDMWTLSQKAIDCTFAPDLQQQLHQKWLELRPTLFQL; translated from the exons atgatgtcaagcaaagaggcactgagtttgatggtaggccttgaaatacatccacag GAGCTTCATGCCCATCTCAATGGCTCTGTCAGCTTTTCAACCATCGAGAAACTCGTGGCTCGAaagccacatctcaacatcgaACACGGCATGACTGCTATTCGCAGTGGTCAGCGGAGGACACTGGATGA GTGTTTCCAGGTCTTCAAAGTCATCCATCAGTTAGTAGATACAGAGGAGGACATTCTTATG GTTGCCAAAGATGTCATCAGGGAGTTTGCAGCTGATGGAGTAAAATATTTAGAACTGAGAAGTACCCCACGAAAGGAGAAGACCACAG GAATGACAAAGAGAAGGTATGTGGAAACAGTCATCGAGGCCATCCGTCAATGTAAAAATGAGGGAGTTGACATTGAAGTCAG GTTCCTGGTAGCTGTTGACCGTAGGAATGGGGCTGAGGTTGCTATGGAGACCGTTAAACTGGCAGAGGACTTCATGCTGTCTACCGGTGGTCTGGTGGTGGGGCTGGACCTCAGTGGAGATCCTACG GTGGGCCATGGCAGAGATCTCCTTCCCGCCTTGCAAAAAGCCAAGAACTGTGGACTAAAACTCTCTCTACACCTGTCAGAG GTGCCATCTCAGGCAGACGAATCAGAGCTGCTGCTAAACATTCCACCTGACAGGATTGGTCATGGGACTTTCTTACACCCTGAAGTGGGCGGGTCACAAAGCCTGGTTGATAAAGTGCGGAAGCATAACACACCTCTGG AACTATGCCTAACCTCTAATGTCAAAGGTCAGACAGTGTCATCCTATTCTCAACATCACTTCCTGTACTGGTACCAAATGGGACACCCTAGTGTGCTCTGT ACAGACGACAAGGGGGTGTTCTGCACAGACCTGTCTCAGGAGTACCAGTTGGCCGCCTCTACCTTCAACCTCAGTCAGGAGGACATGTGGACCCTGTCCCAGAAGGCGATAGACTGCACCTTCGCCCCAGACCTACAGCAGCAGCTACACCAGAAGTGGCTGGAGCTACGGCCAACGCTGTTCCAGTTATGA
- the LOC139408988 gene encoding N6-Methyl-AMP deaminase isoform X2, with protein MEEADLFYRQLPKVELHAHLNGSVSFSTIEKLVARKPHLNIEHGMTAIRSGQRRTLDECFQVFKVIHQLVDTEEDILMVAKDVIREFAADGVKYLELRSTPRKEKTTGMTKRRYVETVIEAIRQCKNEGVDIEVRFLVAVDRRNGAEVAMETVKLAEDFMLSTGGLVVGLDLSGDPTVGHGRDLLPALQKAKNCGLKLSLHLSEVPSQADESELLLNIPPDRIGHGTFLHPEVGGSQSLVDKVRKHNTPLELCLTSNVKGQTVSSYSQHHFLYWYQMGHPSVLCTDDKGVFCTDLSQEYQLAASTFNLSQEDMWTLSQKAIDCTFAPDLQQQLHQKWLELRPTLFQL; from the exons ATGGAGGAGGCTGATTTATTCTACCGACAGCTGCCAAAAGTG GAGCTTCATGCCCATCTCAATGGCTCTGTCAGCTTTTCAACCATCGAGAAACTCGTGGCTCGAaagccacatctcaacatcgaACACGGCATGACTGCTATTCGCAGTGGTCAGCGGAGGACACTGGATGA GTGTTTCCAGGTCTTCAAAGTCATCCATCAGTTAGTAGATACAGAGGAGGACATTCTTATG GTTGCCAAAGATGTCATCAGGGAGTTTGCAGCTGATGGAGTAAAATATTTAGAACTGAGAAGTACCCCACGAAAGGAGAAGACCACAG GAATGACAAAGAGAAGGTATGTGGAAACAGTCATCGAGGCCATCCGTCAATGTAAAAATGAGGGAGTTGACATTGAAGTCAG GTTCCTGGTAGCTGTTGACCGTAGGAATGGGGCTGAGGTTGCTATGGAGACCGTTAAACTGGCAGAGGACTTCATGCTGTCTACCGGTGGTCTGGTGGTGGGGCTGGACCTCAGTGGAGATCCTACG GTGGGCCATGGCAGAGATCTCCTTCCCGCCTTGCAAAAAGCCAAGAACTGTGGACTAAAACTCTCTCTACACCTGTCAGAG GTGCCATCTCAGGCAGACGAATCAGAGCTGCTGCTAAACATTCCACCTGACAGGATTGGTCATGGGACTTTCTTACACCCTGAAGTGGGCGGGTCACAAAGCCTGGTTGATAAAGTGCGGAAGCATAACACACCTCTGG AACTATGCCTAACCTCTAATGTCAAAGGTCAGACAGTGTCATCCTATTCTCAACATCACTTCCTGTACTGGTACCAAATGGGACACCCTAGTGTGCTCTGT ACAGACGACAAGGGGGTGTTCTGCACAGACCTGTCTCAGGAGTACCAGTTGGCCGCCTCTACCTTCAACCTCAGTCAGGAGGACATGTGGACCCTGTCCCAGAAGGCGATAGACTGCACCTTCGCCCCAGACCTACAGCAGCAGCTACACCAGAAGTGGCTGGAGCTACGGCCAACGCTGTTCCAGTTATGA
- the LOC139408842 gene encoding tyrosine-protein kinase CSK-like, whose product MSEPQTPTWPQGTECVAKYNFKGTTEQDLPFNKGDVLTIIVVTKDPNWYKAKNTAGQEGTIPANYVQKREGVKQGGKLSLMPWFHGKITREQAECLLIPPEVGLYLVRESTNYPGDYTLCVSCDGKVEHYRIVYKEGKLSIDEEAFFENLMQLVEHYTKDADGLCTKLIKPKLEEGTVAAQDEFSRSGWALNRKEINIHQSIGKGEFGDVKVGDYRGTKVAVKCIKHDATAQAFIAEASVMTQLRHNNLVQLLGVIVEEKGSLFIVTEYMAKGSLVDYLRSRGRTVLGGDSLLKFSVDVCEAMEYLEANNFVHRDLAARNVLVSDDNIAKVSDFGLTKEASSNQDTAKLPIKWTSPEALREKKFSTKSDVWSYGILLWEIYSFGRVPYPRIPLKDVVPRVEKGYKMDAPDGCPEVVYEVMKQCWTLDPLVRPCFRVLREKLQHILAKELYL is encoded by the exons ATGTCTGAACCCCAG ACACCAACATGGCCACAGGGCACAGAGTGTGTGGCCAAATACAACTTTAAGGGCACCACAGAGCAGGACCTGCCCTTCAACAAAGGAGATGTCTTAACCATAATCGTGGTGACTAAG GACCCGAACTGGTACAAAGCCAAGAACACAGCAGGTCAAGAAGGCACCATCCCAGCTAACTATGTCCAGAAGAGGGAAGGGGTGAAGCAAGGGGGCAAGCTGAGTCTAATGcc ATGGTTCCATGGTAAGATAACTAGGGAGCAGGCTGAGTGTCTCCTGATCCCCCCAGAGGTGGGTCTGTACCTTGTGAGGGAGAGCACCAACTACCCTGGGGACTATACTCTGTGTGTGAGTTGCGACGGCAAGGTGGAGCACTACCGCATTGTCTACAAGGAGGGAAAGCTCAGCATCGACGAGGAGGCGTTCTTCGAGAACCTCATGCAGCTTGttgag cACTATACCAAAGATGCAGACGGTCTCTGCACCAAACTGATCAAGCCGAAGCTGGAGGAGGGTACTGTGGCAGCCCAGGATGAGTTCTCCAGGAGCGGCTGGGCTCTCAACAGGAAGGAAATCAATATCCACCAGTCCATTGGGAAAGGAGAGTTTGGAG ATGTAAAGGTGGGAGACTACAGAGGGACCAAAGTAGCGGTGAAGTGTATCAAACACGATGCTACAGCACAGGCCTTCATCGCTGAAGCTTCAGTCATGAC GCAACTGAGACACAATAATCTGGTCCAGTTGCTAGGTGTCATCGTTGAGGAGAAGGGAAGCCTGTTTATCGTCACTGAGTACATGGCCAAG GGCAGTCTAGTGGACTACCTACGCTCCAGAGGTCGGACAGTGCTGGGTGGGGATTCCCTACTCAAGTTCTCAGT tgACGTGTGTGAGGCCATGGAGTATCTGGAGGCCAATAACTTTGTCCACAGAGACCTGGCAGCCCGTAATGTTCTGGTGTCAGATGATAACATCGCCAAGGTCAGCGACTTCGGCCTGACCAAGGAGGCCTCCTCTAATCAGGACACAGCCAAACTGCCCATCAAGTGGACCTCACCAGAGGCCCTAAGGGAAAAG AAATTCTCCACCAAGTCAGATGTGTGGAGCTATGGGATCTTGCTGTGGGAGATCTACTCCTTTGGACGAGTGCCTTACCCCAGAAtt CCTCTAAAGGACGTGGTACCACGCGTGGAGAAGGGCTACAAGATGGATGCCCCAGACGGTTGTCCTGAGGTGGTGTATGAAGTCATGAAGCAGTGCTGGACCCTGGATCCCCTGGTGCGGCCATGCTTTAGAGTCCTCAGGGAGAAACTGCAGCATATCCTAGCCAAGGAGCTCTACCTGTGA
- the LOC139408988 gene encoding N6-Methyl-AMP deaminase isoform X3, whose protein sequence is MMSSKEALSLMELHAHLNGSVSFSTIEKLVARKPHLNIEHGMTAIRSGQRRTLDECFQVFKVIHQLVDTEEDILMVAKDVIREFAADGVKYLELRSTPRKEKTTGMTKRRYVETVIEAIRQCKNEGVDIEVRFLVAVDRRNGAEVAMETVKLAEDFMLSTGGLVVGLDLSGDPTVGHGRDLLPALQKAKNCGLKLSLHLSEVPSQADESELLLNIPPDRIGHGTFLHPEVGGSQSLVDKVRKHNTPLELCLTSNVKGQTVSSYSQHHFLYWYQMGHPSVLCTDDKGVFCTDLSQEYQLAASTFNLSQEDMWTLSQKAIDCTFAPDLQQQLHQKWLELRPTLFQL, encoded by the exons atgatgtcaagcaaagaggcactgagtttgatg GAGCTTCATGCCCATCTCAATGGCTCTGTCAGCTTTTCAACCATCGAGAAACTCGTGGCTCGAaagccacatctcaacatcgaACACGGCATGACTGCTATTCGCAGTGGTCAGCGGAGGACACTGGATGA GTGTTTCCAGGTCTTCAAAGTCATCCATCAGTTAGTAGATACAGAGGAGGACATTCTTATG GTTGCCAAAGATGTCATCAGGGAGTTTGCAGCTGATGGAGTAAAATATTTAGAACTGAGAAGTACCCCACGAAAGGAGAAGACCACAG GAATGACAAAGAGAAGGTATGTGGAAACAGTCATCGAGGCCATCCGTCAATGTAAAAATGAGGGAGTTGACATTGAAGTCAG GTTCCTGGTAGCTGTTGACCGTAGGAATGGGGCTGAGGTTGCTATGGAGACCGTTAAACTGGCAGAGGACTTCATGCTGTCTACCGGTGGTCTGGTGGTGGGGCTGGACCTCAGTGGAGATCCTACG GTGGGCCATGGCAGAGATCTCCTTCCCGCCTTGCAAAAAGCCAAGAACTGTGGACTAAAACTCTCTCTACACCTGTCAGAG GTGCCATCTCAGGCAGACGAATCAGAGCTGCTGCTAAACATTCCACCTGACAGGATTGGTCATGGGACTTTCTTACACCCTGAAGTGGGCGGGTCACAAAGCCTGGTTGATAAAGTGCGGAAGCATAACACACCTCTGG AACTATGCCTAACCTCTAATGTCAAAGGTCAGACAGTGTCATCCTATTCTCAACATCACTTCCTGTACTGGTACCAAATGGGACACCCTAGTGTGCTCTGT ACAGACGACAAGGGGGTGTTCTGCACAGACCTGTCTCAGGAGTACCAGTTGGCCGCCTCTACCTTCAACCTCAGTCAGGAGGACATGTGGACCCTGTCCCAGAAGGCGATAGACTGCACCTTCGCCCCAGACCTACAGCAGCAGCTACACCAGAAGTGGCTGGAGCTACGGCCAACGCTGTTCCAGTTATGA